In Syntrophorhabdaceae bacterium, the sequence TATGCCGATGACGCCACGCGCACGGTGCAGGGGATGTCCTCGGCCCTCAGGCCCTCAATTCCCGCAGAGCTCGACCTGATCGAGGCGATACGGGCCGAGGCCGGGGATTTTGCAAAACGGACCGGGATTGCCTGCGAGGTGCGTGTGGAGACGAAGATCCTTTGGCCGGGAAGGAAGATCAGCGGGGAGGTGCTGCGGATTTTTCAGGAAACCCTTACCAATATCGCACGCCATGCGAATGCGAAAAATGTGCTGATAAGGGCGCGAAAGATAGGAAAGGGCCTTCTGCTCGAAGTGAAAGACGATGGCAGGGGGATCACCAGAAAAGAGATTATGGGACCCCGGTCGATCGGATTGACGGGAATGGGCGAACGGGCCGGCGCCATAGGAGGAACCCTGCAAATTAGGGGTGCGGCGGGAAAGGGAACTACGGTTACCTTGATGGTCCCCGTGGCCGCGCCACGGAAAGGAAAGGCAAAAACCGACACTCTCCGGTAGAGGGAAAAGAGATGAATTAATTGGAGACTCTTGCCGGGCAATGTAATAATGTATTATAGCATTACTTTGATTTCATATTTTCCGGACAACAGGGGTATTCATCTTCCCCAGGATTTTAATGAAGGTTCGATATGACCGGATTAAACTCACTACGAGGAGACCACCATGAAAACTTCCCTTGCCGGCCTCACACACACCTCCCTTGAGAAATGCCCTACCGGAATCTCAGGCCTCGACGAGATCACCCGTGGCGGTCTACCCAAAGGAAGGCCCACTCTCGTGGCAGGCGGGGCAGGCTCCGGCAAGACGCTCCTTGCCCTCGAGTTTCTCGTAAAAGGTGCGACCCTCTATAATGAGCCGGGGGTATTCATGGCCTTCGAGGAGACCGCCCAGGACCTGTCAAAGAACGTAAGCTCCCTGGGGTTCGATCTGCCGGGGCTCATAAAGAAGAAGAAGCTCGCCATAGACTATGTCTATATCGAACGCTCCGAGATCGAAGAGACGGGAGAATACGACCTCGAAGGGCTCTTCATCCGCTTAGGCTATGCCATCGATACGGTCAAGGCCAAAAGGGTGGCCCTCGACACCCTGGAAGTCCTCTTCGGAGGATTGAAGAATGAAGGGATCCTCCGGGCAGAGCTCCGGAGGCTCTTCCGCTTCTTAAAGGAAAAGGGGGTGACCGCCCTCGTCACCGCGGAGCGGGGAATAGACCAGTTTACCCGTCACGGCCTCGAAGAGTACGTGGCCGACTGCGTCATCCTCCTGGACCACCGGGTAAACGAACAGATCTCGACCCGGCGATTACGGGTCGCCAAGTACCGCGGGTCTGCCCACGGCACCAATGAATACCCCTTCCTCATCGACCGGGATGGCCTCTCCATCCTCCCCGTCACCTCCCTGGGCCTCGACCATAGCGTCTCATCGGAACGGATATCGACCGGGGTCCCAAAGCTCGATGCCATGTTCGGGGGCAAGGGCTTTTTCCGGGGCAGCAGCATCCTCATATCGGGCACCGCGGGCACGGGAAAGTCGACCCTTGCCGCCCACTTTGTGGAAGCCGCCTGCAAAAGAGGGGAGAAAGCCCTCTACTTTGCCTTCGAGGAGTCTCCTGCCCAGATCGTGAGGAACATGTCCTCCGTGGGCATTAACCTCGCCCCATGCGTAAAGAAGGGGCTCCTCGAGATCAGATCGCAGCGGCCCACCTTCACCGGTCTCGAGATGCACCTCATCGAGATGCATAAGCTCATCTCCACCTCCAATCCCCGGGTAGTGGTCATGGACCCCATCACCAACCTCATCGAGGTAGGCCTCGCCGCCGACGTGAAGTCCGTCCTCACCCGTCTCATCGACTTCATGAAATCAAAAGAGATCACCGCCTTCCTCACGAGCCTCACCACGGGCGGGGAGGCAACCGAAGCGACCAACGTGGGCGTCTCTTCCCTCATGGATACGTGGATTCTCCTCAATGATATCCCGGGGGAGACGGAGAGGACCAGGGGGGTATCGATCATAAAATCGAGAGGCATGGCCCATTCGAACGAGGTCCGGGAGTTCCGGCTTACGGATAAGGGATTTCTTATCGAAGAGAGAGTCGCGGGATCGCAGGAGAAGAAATGAGAGAGGTGAAAAGGTAATGGACATGGCTGCCTCGTCAGGCGCCTACCTCCGCCCCCCAGGAACGATGATCTGGGTTTTTCGAACACTGAAAGGGTGCTCGTGGGACTCGACATTCGTGCTGCCCGGGCTTAGGAGACAGATATGAAAAAAGTGAGTAGGACAGAAGATTTTGAAAAAGCACTCAAGGAAGCGCCCCGAAAGAAATACGTCCTCCGCCTGTACGTGGCAGGGGCCAGCCGGAAATCATCGGAGGCGATCGCCCACATAAAAAAGATATGCGAAGAGCACCTCAAGGGACTTTATGAGCTCCAGGTCATAGATATTTACCAGCAGCCCGTGCTCGCCAAGGGGCGGCAGATCATCGCGGTGCCGACCCTCGTAAAGGAGCTGCCCGTGCCGCTGCGCCGTTTTATCGGCAGCATGGCAGACGAGGAGCGTATCCTGGTGGGGCTCGATCTCGTGCCGAAGAGGGAGGATCTCTCTTCGAAAGCAAAAACAGGGGTCAGCACAAAAGAAGGGAAGGATGAAAGGGAACCGAAAGGATCATGATTTGAAAGCCGAGATAGAGGATTTGAAGGTGCGCCTCGCCGAGGCCGAGGAGACCATCCGGGCGATCCGGCATCGTGAAGTGGACGCCCTCGTGCTCGAGGGACCCGAAGGCCTGCAAACCTACACCATCGAGGGCGCTGACCGGCCTTACCGGGTCTTCGTGGAATCGATGAACGAGGGGGCGGTGACCTTGTCCCCCGACGGGACGATCCTCCATTGCAACACCAGGTTCGCCGAAATGATCAAGAGGCCCCTCAACAAGATCATCGGCGCTTCCTTTTTAGACTTTCTTACCCCCTCCGACAGGGGCTGGCTCGAGCACCTGGCGCAAGAATGCGGCCTCGAGGGCTGTAAGGGCGAGACGCTTCTGACCGTCTCGAAGAAGCAGAAAATGCCCGTCTATTTCTCCGTCACACCCCTGACACCGGAGATAAACACCTTTTGCATGGTGGTTACGGACCTGACAAGCCTTAAACAGGCCCAGGACCTTTTAAAGAAGGCAAACGAGGAGCTGGAGTCGCGGGTGAAGGAACGGACCGCGGAATTGCAGGAAGGCGAAGAGCGCTGGGCCGCCACGCTTGCGAGCATCGGCGACGGGGTGATCGCCACCGACGGGAAAGGGAAGATCACTTTCTTGAACAGGGTGGCGGAGGCCTCAACGGGCTGGACCCTCAAGGAAGCCGCGGCCACACCCGTGAGGGGCGTCTTCCGCGTGATCAGCGAGGAAGGCCGTCACAAGGTCCCTGATCCCTTCGCGAGCCTTCTCAAGGGGGAGGAGATGGCTGCTCGAGCAAATCATTCCATCCTGATAAAAAAAGACGGATCGGAAGCAATAATCGACCACAGCGGCGCGCCTATCAGGGATAAAGAGGGCAATACCACGGGCGTGGTACTCGTCTTTCGCGACATCACGGAACGCAGGCTGGCGGAGGAGGTCAGGAAAAAGAGTGAATCCATGTTCCGGCTCCTCTTCGAGACGAGCCCCGACGCGGTCTTTCTTACCTCTCCCGATGGAGGCGTCATAGCCGCGAATCCCGCGGCATGCGCCATGTTCGGCATGACGGAAGCGGAGCTGCGCCGGGCGGGCAGGAAAAGCCTCGTCGACCCCGATGATCCCCGGTTCGCGGACCGCTTGAAGGAGCGGCAGCGCACGGGCCGCGTGATCAGGGCGGAGCTCAATTTTATCAAGAAAGGCGGCCAAAAGATTATCGCCGAGGTAGATTCGGTCATCCTCCCCGGCAGCCCGCCCCGCTCCTTTGTCATCATGCGCGATATTACGGAGCGAAAACGGATCGAGCAGGCCCTGCGGGAGAGCGAGGAAAAATTCGCCCGCTCTTTTTCCAATAACCCGGTCGCCATCGCCATGAACCGTCTCGAAGATGGACTCATTCTCGAAGCGAACGACACCTGGCTCGCTCTCCACGGCATGAGGCGGGAGGAGGCGATAGGCCGCTCGGCCAGGCAGATGGGCCTCTGGCCGGACCGCGCGGACATGGAGCGGTTCATCCGGGTGATGCATGAGAAGGGCGCCATCCATGGGTGGGAGCAGGAGTTCATCAACAAAGCGGGCGGGACCTTTATTGCCCAGGTATCGGCCCAGGTCATGACCCTGAGGGGCGAAAAGGTGATCCTTCTGGCCATGACCGACATCACCGAGCGCAAGCGGGCCGAAGAGGTCGTACGCAAGTCCCGTGATGAGCTGGAGTTCCGCGTTCAGGAGCGGACCGCCGAGCTCGAAGCGGCGTATGAAACGCTCCGGGTGGAGACGGATGAGCGGAAACGAATGGAGGTCCAGCTCCGCCAGTCTCAGAAGATGGAAGCTTTAGGCACCCTCGCGGGTGGCATCGCCCATGATTTCAACAATATCCTTGCCGCGGTCCTCGGTTTTGCGGAGATGTCCCTGGAAGATGCGCCCCAAGGCTCGACCCTCGAAAAAAACCTCCAATATATCCTGAAATCCTCTTTCAGGGCGCGGGATCTGATCAGGCAGATGCTTACTTTCAGCCGTAAGACAGAGTATACGGTGAAACCTCTCCCCCTGACCCCCCTCGTAAAAGAGACGGCCAAACTGCTCCGTGCATCGATCCCCACCACCATCGAGATCCACGTGGACACTGCCGCCGCATCGGATATGATCCTTGCGGACCCCACCGGAATGCAGCAGATAATCATGAACCTCTGCACCAATGCAGCCTATGCCATGCGGGAAAGAGGCGGCAGATTGACCATCGCCCTTTCGGACGTCGATTTGAAAGAGGATCGTGACGATATGGCCCTCGTGGCAGGCCCTTATATTCAGCTCGCGATAAAAGACACGGGTGACGGAATGACGGCCGGAGTCATGAAAAGGATATTCGAGCCTTTCTTTACCACCAAAGGATCAGGACAGGGAACGGGCATGGGTCTCGCAGTTGTCTATGGTATCGTAAAAAGTTTCAAAGGCGACATAACTGTGGAGAGCAAGCCCGGAGAAGGCTCCACCTTCCGGGTTCTCATTCCGAAAATATACGCGGATGAGGTATCGGAGCCCGCTGCCGCGGAGGCCATAGCCGGCGGGAAAGAGCACATCCTTTTTATTGATGATGAGGAGATAATAATGGAGCTGGGAAAGACGATGCTCGAAAGGCTCGGTTATATTGTCACCGCCACGACCGACAGCATCGAAGCCCTTCAAGTCTTTTCACAGGACCCCCTTCGGTTCGACCTTATCATCACCGACCAGACCATGCCCGGCATTACAGGCCTCCGTCTCGCCCGGGAGCTGCGGAAGGTGCGTTCCGACCTTCCTATCATACTCTGTACCGGGAATAACGAGAGCATCAATTCCGATACCCTCAAAAAAGCGGGGATAAGCCGGTTCCTGATGAAACCCCTTTCAAGACGGGAGATGGCAGCCGCGGTCAGGACAGTGCTTGACGCAGACGGGGAAGAGGGAACGGGTTAAAAGCGGCGTTCTATTTCAATAGCCCCTGGAGTGCCTGTTTCAGATATTCTTTGACGATCGGCTTGATGAGCGTGGCCCGTACGCCGCTCCCACGGACCTCCTCGAGGGAGATCATATTGCCGTGTCCCGTCATCAGCACTATGGGGATGTCGTCCTTTATCCTGAGGAGCTGCTTGGTGAGCTGGGTCCCCTTCAAACCGGGCATTATCTCATCCACCACCACGGCATCGAACCGTTCCGGCGCTTTGGAAAAAAGCTTGAGCCCGTCTTCGGGCCTCACGCAGACCACCGCCAGGTAGCCCATGCGGCGAAGCATCTGGCCCACCATTTTCGATACCACCTCGTCGTCATCGACGACCAGGACCCTGTATTTCGCACGCACTCTTGTCATATTTAATCAATATAAGACCTGTCCGACCCCCGTGCAATGACCGGGCATGAAGTTTATCGCCCTGGCTCACTCCATCCCCCATATGTCCCCGGGGCAACCGAGGTCGGATTTGCCGCGACCTTGTATCGTGTCAAGGGCAGCTCCCTGTGCCGCTATGCGGGGGAGCCTAATCGCTCAGGCATGTGGCAGAGGAACAACTGTCACCCTGAACGGGGATGGGACGGGAATTCGGTAGTGACTTGACATTAGTTAATGTCATAGCCAGATTCTCAGTGAAGATCGGGAGAACTCGCGGCGAGGCTACGGGAAGAAGCCGAGATCAGACTATTGCGTGTATTTGCCGATCAAGTTGCCGAACCGTCAAAATTGGTTCGGCTGGGTCGGCTATAGGGAGGTGCCATAATGCAGGGAGAAAAAGGAGATAAGTCGTTAGGAGAGCTCTTTAGCGAGCTCGCTTCGGGGTTGACCACCATATTCCGACAGGAAATTTCACTGGCGAAGGCCGAAGCGAAAGAAGCGATCCCGCACGCAATAAAAGATGTAATCTTCCTGGTGGTGGGAGGTTTTGTCCTTTATGCGGCTTTTTACGTGTTTCTCGCGGCCGCGGTAGTGGGTCTTTCGGAGGTCGTGCCTGTCTGGCTTTCGGCGATCATTGTAGGCCTTGTGGTATCTTGTGCCGGATATGTCCTGGTGAAAAAAGGGATCAAGGATCTGAAAGCCCGTACGTTCAGGCCGGAAAAGACGATTGAATCTATAAAGGAAGATAAAGACTGGGTGAAGGCAAAGATTTGATAATGAGACCAGGAGGACGGGATGGAAAAGCAAAGACAGTTTAACGATGCAAGCGATAAGCGGCCGGGGCAGATCAAGAGGGATATCGAGCTGACCCGCGATTCAATGGGAGATACGATAGAGGAGATAAAGGAAAGAATTTCACCCCGCTACGTGAAGGAGAGGGTGAAAGAAGCCACGATTAAGAAAACAATAGAAGTGATCGAAACGACCGTGGCTCATGCACGTAAGTGGGGCGGAAGGGTCGAGCGCAATCTCAAGGACCATCCTGCCTGGTATGCCGCTGCGGGCGCGGGCGCAGGGGGATTACTATGGCTCCTGGCACGCCGCAGGCATAACCGTCGTCGTCAAAGCAGTGAAGTGGCCGAAACATTTGGCGACTCTACAGAGTTCATGCGAGGGCAGAGCAGCCGCGGGGGAAATACCGCCGCCAACGTGAAGCCAAGAGGGGGAGAGCTGAAGAGCCATCTCACGAAAGGAATCGTGCAAAACCTCCGCACTTCCGGTGGTCTCAAATTTCTTCTCGGCGTGATGACCGGTATTATGACGCTCAAATCCCGCGGAGCGATGATTGGCGAAAAGCGCGAGAAGTACGGAGTCCGGCAGACAAAGAACCCGACGATATAACGGGAACCGGTGCTGCGATGGATCGGGCTGCCTGAAGCTAAGGAGCCAGGCTTTAATGAAACTAATCAGATAATCCTCATTCACCGGCATCACTCATCACCCGTATTGTCGGTCCCGGTTAGCTTTTATCGAAAAGAGGATCGCGATCCTCTTTAACTGCTTTCATATCGCATATTTTCTTGAGCAGGTCCTGTGATCTTTTTGAAGAATCATTGAAGAAAAGGAAACTATTGGATCAAGAGCCGGTCCGGTAAGAAGAGTCGCAAAAGGAGCGCGCCCGGATTTGCGTCAGATTCGGTGGGGGCGATTGAGTGAAACCGGAGCCAGAAGTAGGCGCTCTAGGCGGCGTAACGGAAGCTACGTTGAGGATTTCGCGATTGAGTCACCGCCGGAGATGGCGGAAAGGCGGGTGTGGGACTGCGAGACTTGTGCCGATCAGAATAATGTGCCCAAAATGCCGGACAAAAAGAGAGCATTTTGTGTGGTTGCAATCTGTATTATTATGCTCCTCCGAATATTGGATCAAGAGCCGGTCCGGCAAAGAGAGTCGCAAAAAGGGCCGCGCCCGGATTTGCGTCAGATTCGGTTGGGACGATTGAGTGAAACCGGAACCAGAAGTAGGCGCCTGAAAGCGGCGTAGCGGAAGCTACGTTGAGGATTTCGCGATTGAGTCACTGCCGGAGATGGCGGAAAGGCGGGTGTGGGACTGCGAGTCTCTTTGCCGGACCGGCTCTGAAAAGAGCGTCCCCAGGGGGATTCGAACCCCCGTTGTCGGCGTGAAAGGCCGATGTCCTAGGCCAGGCTAGACGATAGGGACGTTTTTTATGGGCCGTGCAAGACTTGAACTTGCGACTCTCTGCTTAAAAGGCAGATACTCTACCGACCTGAGTTAACGGCCCCGAAGTCTATAAGGATATAAAAAAGTTGCCCTATTGTCAAGCTTAATAAGCCTTGGGATTCCAATAGGAATAATTCACATTCGGGGAGGGCGGCCCACGGCCTTCGCAACTCCGTGTAAGTACAGGGGTAAGGAGAGGCCAAAAAAAGGGCGGATCATAACCTGTTGATAATTGAGGCGAAACAGGAGGCGGTAAAGTTGGGGGAGGCGGGTATTTCCGGGGGACCGCTGAAACTGCAAGTAGTCATTATCATTACATTTTTCAATCTGCCTCTCCCTTGGGCAGTCAGAGCGAAACCAAATGATATCCATGAGTTGAGGGGGTGCTTCTACAACTTGTCCACAGATTTTCCACAAATTTTGTGGATAACCCGATCACCACTTTTGAGGACAAAAGGGGGTTATTTACCGATGCAGAAGCGGCTGAATATCTCATGGAGGATATCGTCGGTCCACGCCTCTCCCGTGATCTCGCCCAGGAGGTTTATGGCTTCCCGGAGATCGAAGGCAGTGAATTCTTTTGGACTCTCCCCCTTATGCGACCCTATCGCCCTGTCTACCGCCTCCAAGGCCCTTGCAAGGCCGGTACGGTGGCGGATGTTTGTGACCAGCACGTTATTACCGCGCCGGGAGCTCCCCATGAGCCGCGTGTAAACCGCCTGTTTCACCTCCTCCGTGCCCTGTTCCTGAAGAGCCGAGATATAGATAGGATCGACGCCCTTTTCCCTGAGGATCTCCTGATCGAGGACGGGGGGGAGATCGAGTTTATTCACCACCGCAAGGGAAGGCCTCCGACCTATGGTCCGGTACACCTCTTCATCTTCAGGAGAGTACGGGCGGGAGCCGTCGAGGACCCACAGGACGAGGTCCGCTTCCGGTATCCTCCGCCTGACCCGCTCCATGCCCTCTTCCTCGACCTCATCCCTTGCAAGGCCGATCCCCGCCGTGTCGACCAATCTCACCTTAATGCCTTTTATATGGATCATATCTTCGATGAGATCCCTCGTGGTGCCCGGGATGGGCGTAACGATCGCCCTCTGACGAGCGATGAGGGCGTTTAAAAGGCTCGATTTACCCACATTGGTGCGACCTGCGATGAGGACTTCCATCCCGTGCCTCACTGCGTTTCCTTCATGATAAGAGTCGACGAGGGATTTTAATGCCTCCCGCGCCTCTTCCATATACGTCCCGATCCCCTCTTCGTCCACATCCACGTCTTCCTCGGGAAAATCTATGAGCGCTTCCGTCTCCACGAGTGCGTTCGTGAGCTTCTCTTTCACCATCCCGATCCGCCCGGAAAGCGCCCCTCTCAGGTTCCCGACGGCATAGCGGAGCTCTTCGTCCGTTTCGCTCTCGATCACGTCGAGCACCGATTCCGCCTGGGCAAGATCGATCCTCCCGCTTAAGAATGCCCTTCTCGTAAATTCTCCGGGTTCCGCGAGCCGCGCGCCTGCCGCGATCATAAGGGAGAGTATCTTGCGCTGAACGGCGAAACCACCGTGGGAAAAGACCTCCCCCACGTCTTCCCGCGTATAGGTGCGGGGCCCGCTCATGAAGACCGCATATGCCTGATCCACAATAGCCAAATTGTCAGGGTCGATGATGGAGCCGAGATAAAGGCGGTGAGACTCGAACGTCCCGCCGCCTTTAGATGTCTTGAATATTTTCCTTAATATGAAGTGGGCCAGGGGCCCGCTCAGCCGCAATATGCCGATCCCGCCCTCTCCCGGAGGGGTCGAAACGGCACAGATGGTGTCATTGATTTCCATTCGCCAGGCCGGCGGGTGAGATGACCACCTTCTTAATGTGGCCTTCGCCCTCGCTTTTCGTCGTAATATTCTTATTATGCTTGAAGAGGGAGTGGACGATCCTGCGCTCGTAAGGGTTGAGCGGGTCCGTCTTGAACCGCTTGCCCGTCCTTCTCGCCTTGTCCGCCATTCTCTTGGCCATGAGGGTGAGGGCCTTCTTTCTTTTTTCCCTGTACCCGTTGATATCGACAAGGACCTTCAATCCCTGTTTGTAACGTTTTGCAATGGCGAGGCGCAGCACGTGCTGGAGCGCCTCCAGGGCCTCTCCGTCCTTTCCGATCAGCACATCGCCGTTGTCGGATTGGATGAGGAATATAATCCTGTCTTCGTATTGGGAGATCTTGGTCTCGAAGGAGAGTCCCACGAGGGTAGCCAGGTCCTGAAGAAACTGCCGGCCGTACTCCTCGGGCGTCGTCTCTTTTTCCCGCAGCCTCGCGATGATACGCACTTTCTTGCTGCCGAGGAGACCGAGAATGCCTTTGGTATCGACCTCCTTCACTTCCACGTCGAGATCCTTTTCCTCCGCATTCAGTTCGGCGGAGGCTTTCCTGATGGCCTCCTCGTACGTTTTCCCTTCAACCTCAACGAAATCCATGGTACCTCCTTTAGGAGACCTTCTTATTGATGTAGTACTGCTGGGCGATGGAGATGACGTTATTCACCAGCCAGTAAAGAACGAGCCCTGACGGGAAGCCCCAGAAGATGAAAGTAAAGACTATCGGCATGGCAAGCATTATTTTCTGTTGCATGGGATCGACGCTCGTGGGGGTCATCTGCTGCTGGATCACCTGGGTAACGCCCATGACGAGGGGCAGGACCCTCAAAGGCAGGTCGAACCCGGCGACGTGGAGGGTATAGAGGTCTTCCGGAGACGAAAGGTCGTTGATCCAGAGCATGAAAGGGGCATGACGCAGCTCGATGGCAGCGGAGAGCGCCTTATAGAGGGCAAAGAAGACGGGGATCTGGATCACCATGGGGAGGCAGCCTCCCATGGGGTTTATGCCCTTTTGCTTGTAAAGGCCCATGATCTCCTGATTGAGCTTTGCCTTGTCGTCCTTGTATTTTTCTTTGAGCTTGGCGAGTATGGGCTGGGTCTTCTGCATCTCCTTCATGGACTTGTAGCTCTTCACGCTCAAGGGATAGAAAATCAGCTTTATAAGGATCGTCAGGAGTATGATGTCGATGCCGTAGTTGTGGGTCAGCTTGTTGCAATAGTTCATTCCTATGATCATCGGTTTCGCGATGATATCGAACCAGCCGAAGTCGACGATCTTCTCGGCGCCCACGTTGAGGCCTTTCAGGATTTCCGTGTTCTTCGGCCCAAAATACATCCTCCCCGAGGCGGAGCCGCCCGGAAGGCTAAGGCGTATCACGGGAATGGCGTTCTCTCCCTTTACCAGCGTAGCGGGCGTCTGAGAGCCGGCATCGGGAATCCAGATGAAGGCGAAAAAGCCGTCGTCCAGTCCGACATACCTGTACGCCTTGTCGAGGTCCACATTCTTTTCGACACTGTCCACCTGTTCGAATTTATTGCCCGCAAGGTAGAAAGGGCCCTTGAAGGTATAGGAGGATTCGTTCTTGCCCGTCACCATGGCAAAATCCATGGCCGGTTTGATCGCATCGGCGCCGGCAACCGCGACTTTCAGATCGATCGTGTACCCGTCGGGTTGAAACGTGTAAGTCTTCTTCACCGCCCGCCCGTCGGTGAGGGTCCCGGACATGACAAGAGTCTCGGGCTTATCGGTAAGCACGATCTTATCCCGGTTGGATGTGAAGAGAGTCCTGTCGCTTCCCGTATCGCCGGTTACGGCTGCAAAGACCTTCGGGATATAGACGTAGGGCTTCACGTCCTCGATCATCTCCTTGCTGTCCGGCTTGTTCACCTTTTCTTTATAGTTTTTGAGTTTTACGCTCGAAATGGCGCCGCCCAGGTCCGTGAGGGTGACTTTCAGCTTCGCGGTCTCCACCGTAATTTCCCGGGTCGCTTTCTGCTCGGCCTTTTGGGCCGGGGCGGAAGGTCCGCCAGGGAGGCTCGCCTTGGGCGTCGTGCCCGGGGTCTTTGCGGCTTCCGTCTTCGCCGCTTCCCCTGTTGCCTGGGTTGCCTGGGGGGCTTGCGTCGCCGGTTTGGGGGTGAAATACATCTGGAAGAAGAATATCAATACTATGGTCAATCCGAGCGCTACCATGGTTCTCTTGTCCATCAATTACCTCCGTTATTTGACCGGGTCATACCCGCCGGAACAAAAGGGGTTGCATCTGAGAAGCCGCTTTATGCCGAGGAAGATACCCCTCGCCACGCCTTTCTTCTCTATGGCTTCCTTCATATAGCAGGAACAGGTGGGATAAAATCTGCATTGGGTGGGGACGAATGGAGAAATAGTGAATCCGTATACGTCGAGCATACCCACGAATACTTTTTTCACTATAGAATTTTCGGGTTCGATAATAGTTGCCGGAGCTCTTCGCTCGTCTCTTTCCATTTTAATTTGGGCGGCATTGTCTTCACTTTAATGAGGCTGTCGGCAGCTTCCGTGAAAAGCCCCTTGTGAAGCCTGAAGTACTCCCGTATCAGCCGCTTTATCCTGTTCCTGACGACCGCGCACCCTGTCTTCTTGCGCACACCTATAGCGATCCTTCGCGTCAGGTCCTTATTCTTCTTTCCCAAAAGGAGGAAATGGGTTGTTTCGCCTCGTTTCACCCATTTTATACCCCGAAAATCCCCCTTTTTCAATATCTCATTTTTTGTGAGAGTGTAAGCCATGTCAAGAGGATGGGCTCGCCGGCCTACATATGAAGGATAAACTGCGGTAAAATTCGGGACACCGGACTACCCACTGCACGTATAAAACCGCGTTAAGCCGAAAGCGTTTTCCGTCCCTTTGCCCTTCTTCTCCTGATCACGTCCCGTCCTGAAGCCGTTCTCATTCGTACAAGAAAACCATGGGTTCTCTTTCTGCTCTTGTTGTGAGGTTGGAAGGTTCTTTTCATTTAATCACCCCAATATAATTTGAAGATAACACTTAACCACAGAATATCGTGTAAAGTCAACAGAATTAAGGGGGAGTTGCTGGTACTGTGCATGGGACTCGCTACTATGCATGGGGGCTCACGTCGCGCTATTGTGCAGAGGGACTCACGTCGCCCCCTCCACGGGCAAAGCCCATGGAGCCTCCCCCTCTCGCTCGCGGTGCGAGCTACACGCGCTGGGGAAGCCGGGAGAACGGAGGGGACTCGGCGGCCGCGGCAGGGATTGGGGCCTTGGGCGTTCAAGGAGGGAGCTCGCATTGACCACCATTATGGAGTAGCTCAGGGTTCACACTATAACCATATATAACGCGGTCGAGGAGGCTCGTGTGCCTGTGTTACTAAAGGTTGTGTTCCCTATCCCCCTAGGGCGGGTTCTGACTTGCTCCGGCAGCAAAGCCGCCGGAGCGTGCCCTTGTTATCCAAATTAAACTCCAAGGAGGGGTGTTGGTGGTTTATCCTGGTGCGTTAAGCGCAGGGTAGCGAAGAAAACTCAGCGGAAAAAGGGGCGAGGTAGTACCCCCCGGGTCCAAGCAAGGGGGGA encodes:
- the mnmE gene encoding tRNA uridine-5-carboxymethylaminomethyl(34) synthesis GTPase MnmE, with the protein product MEINDTICAVSTPPGEGGIGILRLSGPLAHFILRKIFKTSKGGGTFESHRLYLGSIIDPDNLAIVDQAYAVFMSGPRTYTREDVGEVFSHGGFAVQRKILSLMIAAGARLAEPGEFTRRAFLSGRIDLAQAESVLDVIESETDEELRYAVGNLRGALSGRIGMVKEKLTNALVETEALIDFPEEDVDVDEEGIGTYMEEAREALKSLVDSYHEGNAVRHGMEVLIAGRTNVGKSSLLNALIARQRAIVTPIPGTTRDLIEDMIHIKGIKVRLVDTAGIGLARDEVEEEGMERVRRRIPEADLVLWVLDGSRPYSPEDEEVYRTIGRRPSLAVVNKLDLPPVLDQEILREKGVDPIYISALQEQGTEEVKQAVYTRLMGSSRRGNNVLVTNIRHRTGLARALEAVDRAIGSHKGESPKEFTAFDLREAINLLGEITGEAWTDDILHEIFSRFCIGK
- the jag gene encoding RNA-binding cell elongation regulator Jag/EloR, coding for MDFVEVEGKTYEEAIRKASAELNAEEKDLDVEVKEVDTKGILGLLGSKKVRIIARLREKETTPEEYGRQFLQDLATLVGLSFETKISQYEDRIIFLIQSDNGDVLIGKDGEALEALQHVLRLAIAKRYKQGLKVLVDINGYREKRKKALTLMAKRMADKARRTGKRFKTDPLNPYERRIVHSLFKHNKNITTKSEGEGHIKKVVISPAGLANGNQ
- the yidC gene encoding membrane protein insertase YidC, encoding MDKRTMVALGLTIVLIFFFQMYFTPKPATQAPQATQATGEAAKTEAAKTPGTTPKASLPGGPSAPAQKAEQKATREITVETAKLKVTLTDLGGAISSVKLKNYKEKVNKPDSKEMIEDVKPYVYIPKVFAAVTGDTGSDRTLFTSNRDKIVLTDKPETLVMSGTLTDGRAVKKTYTFQPDGYTIDLKVAVAGADAIKPAMDFAMVTGKNESSYTFKGPFYLAGNKFEQVDSVEKNVDLDKAYRYVGLDDGFFAFIWIPDAGSQTPATLVKGENAIPVIRLSLPGGSASGRMYFGPKNTEILKGLNVGAEKIVDFGWFDIIAKPMIIGMNYCNKLTHNYGIDIILLTILIKLIFYPLSVKSYKSMKEMQKTQPILAKLKEKYKDDKAKLNQEIMGLYKQKGINPMGGCLPMVIQIPVFFALYKALSAAIELRHAPFMLWINDLSSPEDLYTLHVAGFDLPLRVLPLVMGVTQVIQQQMTPTSVDPMQQKIMLAMPIVFTFIFWGFPSGLVLYWLVNNVISIAQQYYINKKVS
- the yidD gene encoding membrane protein insertion efficiency factor YidD; this translates as MKKVFVGMLDVYGFTISPFVPTQCRFYPTCSCYMKEAIEKKGVARGIFLGIKRLLRCNPFCSGGYDPVK
- the rnpA gene encoding ribonuclease P protein component; protein product: MAYTLTKNEILKKGDFRGIKWVKRGETTHFLLLGKKNKDLTRRIAIGVRKKTGCAVVRNRIKRLIREYFRLHKGLFTEAADSLIKVKTMPPKLKWKETSEELRQLLSNPKIL
- the rpmH gene encoding 50S ribosomal protein L34, encoding MKRTFQPHNKSRKRTHGFLVRMRTASGRDVIRRRRAKGRKTLSA